The genomic stretch TCCGGATAGTACAATATATAATCTTTCCATTTCTTTAAATTTCACAAACTTGAATTTCTACATTATAAAGATATCTATTTATAATGTTGAATTCTTTGCTTTGGATCCACGTACACACGTTGTCACGTTTTTTATGTTGCGCACGTCCCTTGCATTTTCACACGATCACCTTTATTTGCGTAATCCCATTTGTGCCAtgcatttcatttccttattttcctCTACACATTCACATGTTATGCCATACGTCACTTGCATTTTCTCCTTTTGATTTGCCACATTTACGTACATGCATGTTTACACGTACACATGATGCATGCCCCATTTTATGATCTTGCAtccattatttctttttctttatgcCACATTCCACACACTTTCACATTTTGTTTGATTATATGCCAATTTACCATACGTAATATATCTACATACGTAGTATATTACTAACAATCTCCCCTTTTGGCATATGTTGTCAATGCATTTTTGTATGAATTACGAGGGAGACCTGGTATGAATTGAGGGGAAGAACTGCCCTTTTTGCCAtgcatttcatttccttattttcctCTACACATTCAAATGCATTGGTGCTATGGGTAAAGCGGgccaactagaagtagttgagACGGTTGCATTGACAATGCCTTTCAAGCCAGATGCAGCTGTTTGGCGGGCATTGTTCTCAACAAGTGCATATCATGGGAAGACCGACTTTGCTTGGAAGATGAGAGACAAATTGTTGGAGATCAACCCTAATCACGATTCGGCTTATGTCCTTTTAGCAAATGCATTTGAAAGTGCAGGGAGGTGGGACGAGGTGAAAGAAGAGTGGAAGACAATGAAGGCCAAGAAAGTAAGGAAGGAAGGCGGGAGGAGTTGGATTGAAGTTCGTGGGGAGGTTCATGTGTTTTTGGCCGAAGATAGGACGCACGAAAGAAGGGATGAGATTTATGAAAAGTTAGCGAAGCTGATGGAAGAGATTGAAAGGCTAGGATATGTGCCTGTGTGGAATGAAATGCTACACGAAGTAGATGAGaagcaaaaaagaaaagtaCTTTTGTATCACAGTGAGAAGCTGGCACTTGCGTT from Ipomoea triloba cultivar NCNSP0323 chromosome 12, ASM357664v1 encodes the following:
- the LOC115999482 gene encoding pentatricopeptide repeat-containing protein At2g22070-like, which codes for MGKAGQLEVVETVALTMPFKPDAAVWRALFSTSAYHGKTDFAWKMRDKLLEINPNHDSAYVLLANAFESAGRWDEVKEEWKTMKAKKVRKEGGRSWIEVRGEVHVFLAEDRTHERRDEIYEKLAKLMEEIERLGYVPVWNEMLHEVDEKQKRKVLLYHSEKLALAFGLLSR